A single region of the Vicia villosa cultivar HV-30 ecotype Madison, WI linkage group LG4, Vvil1.0, whole genome shotgun sequence genome encodes:
- the LOC131596649 gene encoding histone H3.3 gives MARTKQTARKSTGGKAPRKQLATKAARKSAPTTGGVKKPHRYRPGTVALREIRKYQKSTELLIRKLPFQRLVREIAQDFKTDLRFQSHAVLALQEAAEAYLVGLFEDTNLCAIHAKRVTIMPKDIQLARRIRGERA, from the exons ATGGCTCGTACAAAGCAAACCGCTCGCAAGTCCACCGGTGGTAAGGCTCCGAGGAAGCAACTCGCCACCAAG GCTGCTAGGAAATCTGCTCCTACAACCGGAGGAGTCAAGAAGCCCCATCGTTATCGCCCTGGAACCGTTGCTCTTCG TGAGATCCGTAAATATCAGAAGAGTACtgaacttttgatccgtaagctTCCATTCCAGCGTCTTGTCCGTGAAATTGCTCAAGATTTCAAG ACTGATCTGAGATTCCAGAGCCATGCTGTTCTTGCGCTCCAGGAAGCGGCAGAGGCTTATCTTGTTGGTTTGTTTGAGGATACTAATTTGTGTGCAATTCACGCTAAGAGGGTTACCATTATGCCCAAGGACATTCAGCTTGCACGCCGTATCCGTGGTGAACGTGCTTAG